The following coding sequences lie in one Miscanthus floridulus cultivar M001 chromosome 9, ASM1932011v1, whole genome shotgun sequence genomic window:
- the LOC136480719 gene encoding uncharacterized mitochondrial protein AtMg00810-like, whose amino-acid sequence MGFQQSAHEAVVYRQGSGRSVLLVGVYVHDLIITGAEGDRVEAFKAQMKKEFDMSDLGLLYFYLDVEVRQDANGIALRQTHYAKRILELDGMTGCNLSHTPMEERLKLSRDSMAEEVDSTHYQRLIGSLRYLAVKRILRYVAGILDYGLHYGRAPNIARFIGNYDSDLAGDVDTSKSTTGTLFFIGGCLVSWQSLKQKVGALSSCEAEYIATTTIATEALWLWRMLAELLGRNVDVVVLKVDNKSALSLAQLAH is encoded by the exons ATGGGCTTCCAGCAGAGCGCGCATGAGGCGGTGGTGTACCGGCAGGGCAGCGGGCGCTCTGTCCTGCTCGTCGGTGTCTACGtccatgacctcatcatcaccggTGCTGAAGGAGACAGAGTGGAGGCATTCAAGGCACAAATGAAGAAGGaattcgacatgagcgaccttGGCCTCCTCTACTTCTACCTCGACGTTGAAGTGCGCCAAGACGCCAACGGCATCGCCCTCCGCCAAACCCACTATGCTAAGCGCATCCTCGAGCTCGACGGCATGACGGGATGCAATCTATCCCACaccccgatggaggagcggctcaaGCTCAGTCGGGACAGCATGGCGGAGGAGGTCGACTCCACACACTACCAGCGGCTGATCGGAAGCTTGCGCTACCTG GCCGTCAAGCGCATCCTTCGCTACGTGGCGGGAATCCTTGACTACGGTCTCCACTATGGCAGGGCCCCCAACATAGCGCGCTTCATCGGCAACTACGATAGCGACCTCGCCGGCGACgtggacaccagcaagagcacaacTGGAACATTGTTCTTCATCGGTGGTTGCTTGGTCAGCTGGCAGTCCCTCAAGCAAAAGGTGGGGGCCCTCTCGAGCTGTGAAGCAGAGTACATCGCCACCACCACTATAGCAACTGAGGCTCTCTGGCTGTGGAGGATGCTGGCAGAGCTCCTCGGCAGAAATGTGGATGTGGTTGTGCTGAAGGTGGACAACAAGTCTGCTCTATCTCTGGCCCAACTGGCACACTGA